In Virgibacillus sp. NKC19-16, a single genomic region encodes these proteins:
- a CDS encoding YceD family protein, which yields MKFILGQIRKDANHEPYPFDDKVDVSELETMKNDIREIKPVRVHGRYIYQGEQIIFSFTIVGEMILPCARTLVDVPYPFEIKADEVFSTSPYYGEEEEESEIHPVDGEIIDLTPYIKENILLEVPFRVFSKGDQEKAPVKGQGWEFVSQKSDEKKIDPRLKKLESLLKDDDKKQQ from the coding sequence ATGAAATTTATTTTAGGTCAAATTAGAAAAGATGCTAATCATGAGCCTTATCCTTTTGATGATAAGGTAGATGTTTCTGAACTGGAAACAATGAAAAATGATATACGTGAAATTAAACCTGTTCGAGTTCATGGTAGATATATCTATCAGGGCGAGCAAATCATTTTTTCATTTACTATTGTGGGAGAAATGATTTTACCATGTGCCCGTACATTGGTGGATGTACCCTATCCTTTTGAGATAAAAGCGGATGAGGTGTTTTCAACATCACCATACTATGGGGAAGAAGAAGAGGAAAGTGAAATTCATCCAGTAGATGGAGAAATAATTGACTTGACCCCATATATAAAAGAAAATATTTTATTGGAAGTTCCATTTCGAGTATTTTCAAAAGGTGATCAGGAAAAAGCCCCTGTGAAAGGGCAAGGATGGGAATTTGTTTCACAGAAATCAGATGAAAAGAAGATAGATCCACGTTTAAAAAAGCTGGAGTCTTTACTTAAAGATGATGATAAAAAGCAACAGTAA
- the rpmF gene encoding 50S ribosomal protein L32 produces the protein MAVPKRRTSKKVKNQRRTHKKLHVPGMVECSNCGELAKPHHVCKSCGHYDGKEVVSS, from the coding sequence ATGGCAGTACCAAAAAGAAGAACTTCTAAAAAGGTAAAAAATCAACGCCGTACGCATAAAAAATTACACGTACCTGGCATGGTAGAGTGTTCCAATTGTGGTGAATTAGCAAAACCGCATCATGTTTGTAAATCATGTGGACATTATGATGGTAAGGAAGTTGTAAGCAGCTAA
- a CDS encoding RsfA family transcriptional regulator, translated as MNATRQDAWTKDEDIILAETVLRHIRDGKTQLEAFKEVAEQLSRTSAACGFRWNATIRKDYQDRVQLAKEERKQTGRKDIWSFTEPNTQERDTIETAIGLLEKIKSNYPDENNIIQQEQEKIMNQLKEENERLKQQLLRYDSAWGEMGKLWGWVKTNQKE; from the coding sequence ATGAACGCAACCCGTCAAGATGCTTGGACAAAAGATGAGGATATTATTTTAGCTGAAACTGTATTGCGCCATATCCGGGATGGTAAAACGCAACTAGAAGCGTTTAAAGAAGTGGCAGAACAATTATCACGTACATCAGCTGCATGTGGATTCAGATGGAATGCAACCATTCGCAAAGATTATCAGGACCGCGTTCAACTAGCCAAGGAAGAAAGAAAACAAACTGGCAGGAAAGATATCTGGAGTTTCACAGAACCTAATACACAAGAAAGAGATACAATAGAAACAGCTATTGGATTATTGGAAAAAATAAAATCAAATTATCCTGATGAAAATAATATAATCCAACAAGAACAAGAAAAGATAATGAATCAATTAAAAGAGGAGAATGAACGCCTGAAACAACAACTCCTGCGTTATGATAGTGCCTGGGGTGAGATGGGGAAATTATGGGGCTGGGTAAAGACAAACCAAAAAGAATGA
- a CDS encoding nucleotidyltransferase has translation MKACGLIVEYNPFHNGHQYHVQEAKETSGADCMIAVMSGSFLQRGEPAIIDKFHRTRAALQSGVDIVLELPSPYAVQSSDLFAAGSVHTLHEIGVSSINFGSESGDISHFITSYKTFKGKETVYKKKLKSQLDQGVSFPEASKFAYQQIGLTTGTIDLAKPNNILGFSYVKTILENNLPIQPLTIQRTNSGYHDQTITSSIASATSIRNALFENGGITPKIAESIPAETYRQLEQYKSEATTWHTWEEYFPLVHYRVMTMTLNELAAINGVDEGLEYRIKKTAKDATSFMTWIEAIKTKRYTWTRLQRMFVHILTNTTKIDMKEMLASSSVPYIRLLGLNQTGRSYINQIRKQLDIPIVSKLSRNIDPMLAFEEKVSNAYYSILPPRQKNQLRKQEIQPPIGI, from the coding sequence ATGAAGGCATGTGGTCTAATCGTTGAATACAACCCTTTTCATAATGGGCATCAATATCATGTCCAGGAAGCAAAAGAAACTTCCGGAGCTGACTGCATGATTGCTGTTATGAGCGGGTCCTTTCTGCAAAGAGGTGAGCCGGCAATCATTGATAAATTTCATCGCACGCGTGCTGCACTGCAATCAGGTGTAGACATCGTTTTGGAATTACCATCCCCCTATGCTGTTCAAAGCAGTGATCTATTTGCAGCGGGTTCTGTTCATACATTACACGAAATAGGTGTTTCCAGTATTAACTTTGGCAGTGAATCTGGTGATATCTCTCATTTTATAACAAGTTATAAAACCTTTAAAGGAAAAGAAACTGTTTATAAAAAGAAACTTAAATCTCAGCTGGATCAAGGCGTATCTTTTCCAGAAGCAAGCAAGTTTGCCTATCAGCAAATCGGCTTAACAACCGGTACGATAGATTTGGCAAAACCAAACAATATACTCGGCTTCAGCTATGTTAAAACAATTCTGGAAAACAACCTGCCAATTCAACCATTAACCATACAGCGAACAAACAGCGGCTATCATGATCAAACGATCACTAGCTCTATTGCAAGTGCTACAAGTATCCGTAATGCATTATTTGAAAATGGCGGTATAACACCAAAAATTGCTGAATCAATTCCTGCAGAAACATATCGGCAACTCGAACAATATAAAAGTGAGGCTACTACGTGGCATACATGGGAGGAATATTTCCCGTTGGTTCATTACCGTGTGATGACAATGACACTGAATGAACTTGCCGCAATTAACGGGGTTGATGAAGGTCTGGAATATCGCATTAAAAAAACAGCAAAAGATGCAACATCATTTATGACATGGATCGAAGCAATTAAAACAAAAAGATATACGTGGACAAGGCTACAACGTATGTTTGTTCATATTTTAACAAATACCACCAAAATTGATATGAAAGAGATGCTAGCTTCGTCTTCCGTACCCTACATACGGTTACTTGGATTAAATCAAACAGGCAGGTCCTATATAAACCAGATTAGAAAACAGCTGGATATCCCTATTGTGAGCAAATTAAGCCGAAATATTGATCCAATGCTAGCTTTTGAAGAAAAAGTCAGCAATGCGTATTACAGCATTTTACCGCCAAGACAAAAAAATCAGCTACGCAAACAGGAAATACAACCACCAATAGGCATATAA
- the coaD gene encoding pantetheine-phosphate adenylyltransferase, translated as MSKLAICPGSFDPITLGHLDIIQRGAKIFGHVEVTVFNNQSKAPLFSVEERIKLIEEATNDLPNVTVDSSDYLLMDYATEKKADAIIRGLRAVSDFEYELQLTSMNKKLNPEIETFYMMTNNQYSFLSSSIIKEAAKYNANVSDLVPGVVEKALKKKFNN; from the coding sequence ATGAGCAAATTAGCGATTTGTCCAGGGAGTTTTGATCCGATTACACTTGGACATTTAGATATTATTCAGCGTGGCGCTAAGATTTTTGGGCACGTAGAAGTGACGGTTTTTAATAATCAATCGAAAGCCCCTTTATTCTCGGTTGAAGAGAGAATTAAACTTATAGAAGAAGCTACAAATGACCTGCCAAATGTTACGGTAGATTCTTCTGATTATTTACTAATGGATTATGCTACTGAAAAAAAAGCAGATGCCATCATAAGAGGTCTGCGGGCTGTCAGTGATTTTGAATATGAACTGCAACTAACTTCCATGAATAAAAAGCTTAATCCAGAAATTGAGACATTTTATATGATGACAAATAATCAGTATTCATTCTTGAGCTCCAGTATTATTAAAGAGGCAGCAAAATATAATGCTAATGTTTCCGATCTTGTTCCGGGTGTTGTGGAAAAGGCTTTAAAGAAAAAGTTCAATAATTAA
- a CDS encoding N-acetyltransferase: MTNVKIEKLLINYKTLEEFKHFKEYGNQELSMIEDLQNNIVENDSESPFFGIYYGNNLVARMSLYRVTAKYDAYFEPPQDYLTLWKLEVLPSYQGKGYGKALVDFAKANNLPIKTNPRINSHGFWEKMGFQKAHYDMERDLGENPLIWLPEGVQEQEIH; the protein is encoded by the coding sequence ATGACAAATGTAAAAATCGAGAAGCTTTTAATAAATTATAAAACATTGGAAGAATTTAAGCACTTCAAAGAATACGGAAATCAGGAATTATCCATGATAGAGGACTTGCAAAATAATATCGTGGAAAATGACAGTGAATCTCCATTTTTCGGAATTTACTATGGTAATAATCTTGTAGCTAGAATGAGTTTGTATAGGGTTACAGCAAAATATGACGCTTATTTCGAGCCACCTCAAGACTATTTAACGTTATGGAAACTAGAGGTATTGCCTAGCTACCAAGGAAAGGGGTACGGAAAAGCATTGGTTGATTTTGCTAAAGCCAATAATTTACCTATTAAAACAAACCCTCGAATTAACTCTCATGGTTTCTGGGAGAAAATGGGCTTTCAAAAAGCACATTATGATATGGAGAGAGACCTGGGTGAAAATCCCTTAATTTGGCTCCCGGAAGGTGTTCAAGAACAAGAAATCCATTAA
- a CDS encoding DUF3397 domain-containing protein: MVDFIIYFIAFFITVPILATWIVYKISLRLYDHQWKAIRISVNWTTILYMIAVLILLSDIFDQQFIGIMLVLLLSMLAGIIILQWKARTEVVLTKAFKTLWRLCFLIFLFLYICLVLIGVIQRIFF, from the coding sequence ATGGTTGATTTTATTATATATTTCATAGCATTTTTTATAACTGTTCCCATCTTAGCCACTTGGATTGTATATAAAATATCCTTGAGATTATATGATCATCAATGGAAGGCGATCCGCATTTCCGTTAACTGGACAACTATTTTATATATGATAGCTGTCCTGATACTTTTATCCGACATTTTTGACCAGCAATTTATTGGAATTATGCTAGTTTTGCTTTTAAGTATGCTCGCCGGAATCATAATTCTGCAATGGAAGGCGAGAACCGAAGTAGTACTGACAAAAGCATTTAAAACACTCTGGCGGCTGTGCTTCTTAATTTTCCTGTTTTTATACATCTGTTTAGTATTGATAGGGGTTATACAGCGAATTTTTTTCTAA
- a CDS encoding SepM family pheromone-processing serine protease, with the protein MKFTKKHIISLIVVVIVAYFLAAYQLDYYIQKPGAADALNPIVEVEDGHGSEGDMHLVTISGGQATPVQYIWAMILPHSEIVPLDHVRPEGITEDEYMQAQLQMMESSQEASTVVAYEAANEDITIDYNGIYVVSVVEGMPADGKLQMGDRIIGIDGTDINEADDLISYVENKDANDTITLEIVRDEERLTEDITLEEFSDSGNKVGIGISLVTDRSVTVDPEVNFSSGNIGGPSAGLMFSLEIYDQLTETDITKGYQIAGTGEVDYDGNVLRIGGIDKKIVAANREGVDIFFAPNENGAEDSNYQLALETAEEIDADMKIIPVDTFSDALTYLQEIESK; encoded by the coding sequence ATGAAATTCACAAAAAAACATATAATTTCCTTGATAGTTGTCGTTATCGTGGCTTATTTTCTTGCTGCATACCAGCTTGACTATTATATTCAAAAACCTGGTGCAGCAGATGCATTGAACCCTATTGTTGAAGTGGAGGATGGCCACGGGAGTGAAGGGGACATGCATCTTGTCACAATCAGTGGTGGGCAGGCGACTCCTGTCCAATATATTTGGGCGATGATTCTTCCACACAGTGAGATCGTACCACTTGATCATGTTCGCCCTGAAGGTATTACGGAAGATGAATATATGCAAGCTCAACTCCAAATGATGGAAAGCTCGCAGGAAGCTTCGACAGTTGTTGCTTATGAAGCGGCGAATGAGGATATTACGATTGATTATAATGGTATCTACGTTGTTTCCGTAGTGGAGGGAATGCCTGCCGATGGCAAGCTTCAAATGGGTGATCGTATCATTGGAATAGACGGTACAGATATAAATGAAGCAGATGATTTGATTAGCTATGTTGAAAATAAAGACGCGAATGATACGATAACACTTGAAATTGTACGCGACGAAGAAAGACTAACAGAGGATATTACATTAGAAGAATTTAGTGATTCAGGTAATAAAGTTGGAATTGGAATCAGCTTAGTAACAGATCGGAGCGTTACCGTTGACCCTGAAGTGAACTTCTCCAGTGGCAACATTGGTGGACCGAGTGCAGGGTTAATGTTTTCATTGGAAATATACGATCAGCTGACAGAAACCGACATAACGAAAGGTTATCAAATCGCTGGTACGGGCGAGGTTGACTATGACGGGAATGTGCTCAGAATAGGTGGGATTGATAAAAAAATTGTTGCTGCTAACCGAGAAGGTGTTGATATTTTCTTTGCACCAAATGAAAATGGTGCCGAAGATTCCAACTATCAATTGGCTCTAGAAACGGCTGAAGAGATTGATGCAGATATGAAAATTATTCCAGTAGACACCTTTAGTGATGCATTGACCTATTTACAAGAGATAGAAAGCAAATAA
- the rsmH gene encoding 16S rRNA (cytosine(1402)-N(4))-methyltransferase RsmH, translating to MFEHYSVLRDESIQGLDIKPSGTYVDCTLGGGGHSEQIASQLDESGLLVAFDQDLEALDAAKKRLEPYQDRIVFVHANFRSLKEQLDKHHINHVDGILFDLGVSSPQLDKGMRGFSYQYDAKLDMRMNQVQELTAFEAVNNWSYNDLVSIFFKYGEEKFSKQIARKIEAYRKTEQIQTTHQLVEIIKDAIPAPARRKGGHPAKRIFQALRIAVNDELNAFNDALHQAAKAIDINGRIVVITFHSLEDRLCKQAFKKWSTPKEMPRNLPVIPKDHEAPFKLITRKPIVAGNDELETNRRSRSAKLRISEKVNVWNEEFTYGEGWKK from the coding sequence ATGTTTGAACATTATAGTGTATTGAGAGATGAATCGATTCAAGGACTGGACATTAAGCCAAGTGGTACATACGTAGATTGTACATTAGGTGGTGGCGGTCACTCTGAACAAATTGCCAGTCAACTGGATGAAAGTGGTTTGCTTGTCGCGTTTGACCAGGATTTGGAGGCGTTAGATGCAGCCAAAAAAAGGTTAGAGCCATATCAAGATCGTATCGTTTTTGTCCACGCTAATTTTCGGAGTCTCAAAGAACAGTTGGACAAGCATCATATTAATCATGTAGACGGAATTTTATTTGATCTTGGTGTATCCTCACCTCAGCTGGACAAAGGAATGAGAGGCTTTAGCTATCAATATGATGCAAAGCTTGATATGCGAATGAATCAGGTTCAGGAGCTTACTGCTTTTGAGGCCGTAAACAACTGGTCCTATAATGATTTGGTATCCATTTTTTTCAAATATGGGGAAGAAAAATTTTCGAAACAAATAGCACGAAAGATAGAAGCATACAGGAAGACAGAACAAATCCAAACCACACATCAATTAGTGGAGATCATTAAGGATGCTATACCAGCTCCGGCCCGAAGGAAAGGTGGTCATCCTGCAAAACGTATTTTTCAAGCATTACGTATTGCAGTGAATGACGAGCTGAACGCATTCAATGATGCACTCCATCAAGCTGCAAAGGCAATTGATATTAATGGACGAATCGTCGTTATTACATTCCACTCACTTGAAGATAGACTGTGTAAACAAGCGTTTAAAAAGTGGAGTACGCCAAAGGAGATGCCGAGAAATTTGCCGGTAATCCCGAAAGATCATGAAGCTCCATTTAAACTAATTACCAGAAAGCCAATTGTGGCAGGTAACGATGAGTTGGAAACGAATCGAAGGTCAAGGTCGGCAAAATTGCGTATTAGTGAAAAAGTCAATGTTTGGAATGAAGAATTTACCTATGGGGAAGGGTGGAAAAAATAA
- the bshC gene encoding bacillithiol biosynthesis cysteine-adding enzyme BshC, with translation MQIDPIQLHRQSQFIYDYRNKSDQMKQFFDYMPFESGEQRVKDLKNRSFDRVGLANVLRMINKQWEAPDSTYHNIERLKEDNSVVVIGGQQAGLMTGPMYTINKIISIIQFAKQQEADLNIPVIPVFWIAGEDHDLDEINHIYLPNQAQMKKHKLLQRGFEKHSVSHIHMDESESNAWLNKLFEQLTETQYTKDLYETVKGCLDKSTTYVDFFARVIYQLFTEEGLVLIDSADPKVRQLESSYFIQLIENQPEISEGVYAAFSQLQQKGYSLSLDVDSTDGHLFYHKNNERILLMRSDNGEWIGKQNEVRLTTEELITTARAHPECLSNNVVTRPLMQELLFPSLAFIGGPGEISYWAALKPAFHALNMKMPPLLPRLSITYIDRNLEKSLKRFDISATDAVNQGVEDIKDNWLTSKSNPPVEQVVNEIKVAVDKAHAPLRDIARDIRSDLGELADKNLSYLYSDIEYLEDRIRKALQEKYAKELYEFDHINNVLQPRGGLQERIWNPLPLINAYGTDFIKKMTNAPCSFEHDHYLVYI, from the coding sequence ATGCAGATCGACCCGATACAGTTACATAGACAAAGTCAATTTATTTATGATTATCGAAACAAAAGTGATCAAATGAAACAATTTTTTGATTACATGCCTTTTGAAAGCGGCGAGCAGCGAGTCAAAGACTTGAAAAATCGCTCCTTTGACCGTGTGGGTTTAGCAAACGTATTACGTATGATTAATAAACAATGGGAAGCTCCTGATTCAACCTATCATAATATAGAACGATTAAAAGAGGATAACAGTGTTGTTGTTATTGGTGGACAACAGGCTGGGTTAATGACAGGGCCGATGTATACGATTAATAAAATTATTTCAATCATCCAATTTGCCAAACAACAGGAAGCTGATTTAAACATCCCTGTTATACCCGTTTTCTGGATTGCTGGAGAGGATCATGATTTAGATGAAATCAATCATATATACTTACCGAATCAGGCGCAAATGAAAAAACACAAACTTCTTCAACGCGGATTTGAAAAACACTCTGTATCACATATCCATATGGACGAGTCAGAGAGTAATGCATGGTTAAATAAACTATTTGAGCAATTAACAGAAACGCAATATACGAAAGATTTATATGAAACGGTTAAAGGATGTCTGGATAAATCTACTACCTATGTGGATTTTTTTGCACGTGTTATTTATCAATTATTTACCGAGGAAGGTTTAGTGTTAATTGATTCCGCAGATCCGAAAGTCCGTCAATTAGAAAGTAGTTATTTTATTCAATTAATTGAAAACCAGCCTGAGATAAGCGAAGGCGTGTATGCTGCTTTTTCACAATTACAGCAAAAAGGCTACTCCCTATCGCTTGACGTGGATTCTACTGACGGGCATCTTTTTTATCATAAAAATAATGAACGAATATTGCTTATGCGCAGTGATAATGGGGAATGGATAGGGAAGCAAAATGAAGTCCGTCTTACAACAGAGGAATTAATAACTACTGCAAGGGCCCATCCCGAATGCTTGAGTAATAATGTAGTAACCCGCCCTTTGATGCAGGAATTGTTATTTCCTTCATTAGCTTTCATAGGTGGACCGGGAGAAATTAGCTATTGGGCTGCATTAAAGCCTGCTTTTCACGCTTTAAATATGAAAATGCCTCCTTTGTTACCAAGGCTTTCGATTACATATATCGATAGAAATCTGGAAAAGTCCTTAAAGAGATTTGACATTAGTGCTACAGATGCTGTCAACCAAGGTGTGGAAGATATAAAAGATAATTGGCTCACGTCAAAGAGTAATCCACCGGTCGAGCAGGTAGTAAATGAAATCAAAGTTGCTGTGGATAAAGCACATGCACCCTTGAGGGATATAGCCAGGGATATCCGCTCTGATTTGGGCGAGTTAGCTGATAAAAATTTATCTTATCTTTATAGTGATATTGAATATCTAGAAGATCGAATCAGGAAAGCACTTCAAGAAAAATACGCAAAGGAATTATACGAATTCGATCATATTAATAATGTGTTACAGCCGCGTGGTGGCTTGCAGGAACGTATTTGGAACCCCCTACCCTTAATTAATGCGTATGGGACTGATTTTATAAAAAAGATGACTAATGCACCCTGTTCATTTGAACATGACCATTACCTTGTTTATATATAA
- the ylbJ gene encoding sporulation integral membrane protein YlbJ: MKQILKTILLSGVTSFFAIALLKFPDQALEASIRGLNIWWESVFPSLLPFFITAELLTGFGVVKFIGVLFEPIMRPLFNVPGVGSFGWMMGMSSGYPTGAKIAARLREKEQLSQIEAERLVSFTNASSPLFIFGAVSIGFFHDAKLGVLLATCHYVGNAIVGICMRFYRNKEDKHIKLIMGKNKVSIGRAFKEMHRTRLNDERPLGEIIGDAILNSIKTLVMVGGFIVLFSVITKLLFLIGISSTIAAGLGQIFHIFTLPVESALPFLSGLFEITIGAQALSQLTTDTFLQVAILISFILGFNGFSVQAQVASILAKTDIRFAPYFFARFLHGIIASILTIILYKPLYLDKQAFEMNDVPVSQEVGQNFWVTILDMLNQVGPLVTISFLGIAVCIIYRRSIKKDAA; the protein is encoded by the coding sequence TTGAAACAAATATTGAAAACGATACTCTTATCGGGTGTTACAAGCTTTTTTGCTATTGCTTTACTAAAGTTTCCTGATCAGGCATTGGAGGCCAGTATCCGCGGATTAAACATATGGTGGGAAAGCGTTTTTCCGTCCTTGCTACCTTTTTTCATTACTGCTGAATTATTGACAGGGTTTGGTGTAGTTAAATTTATCGGGGTATTATTTGAACCCATTATGCGACCGTTGTTTAATGTTCCTGGTGTGGGAAGCTTCGGGTGGATGATGGGTATGTCAAGCGGTTATCCAACCGGGGCCAAAATCGCCGCTAGACTCCGTGAAAAAGAACAACTCTCACAGATAGAAGCGGAACGCCTTGTTTCTTTTACAAATGCCTCGAGCCCATTATTTATCTTCGGGGCAGTATCAATTGGTTTTTTTCATGATGCTAAATTGGGTGTTTTACTTGCGACATGCCATTATGTAGGTAATGCGATTGTAGGGATCTGTATGCGGTTTTACCGAAACAAAGAAGACAAGCACATCAAGCTTATAATGGGGAAAAATAAAGTATCCATTGGTCGAGCTTTTAAAGAGATGCATCGAACACGATTAAACGATGAGCGTCCGTTAGGCGAAATCATCGGAGACGCTATCTTGAATTCTATTAAGACGCTCGTGATGGTGGGCGGGTTTATAGTTCTTTTTTCTGTAATTACGAAATTACTATTCTTAATTGGTATATCTTCTACCATTGCTGCTGGTCTTGGACAAATATTTCATATATTCACATTGCCTGTTGAATCAGCGCTGCCCTTTTTATCAGGACTGTTTGAGATAACCATCGGCGCACAGGCCCTGTCTCAACTAACAACAGATACATTTCTGCAGGTAGCAATCCTTATAAGTTTTATCTTAGGCTTTAATGGCTTTTCCGTTCAAGCACAAGTTGCAAGCATATTAGCTAAAACGGATATACGCTTCGCCCCGTATTTTTTTGCACGATTTTTACATGGCATCATTGCTAGCATATTAACAATTATTTTGTATAAACCGTTGTATTTGGATAAACAAGCCTTTGAAATGAATGACGTACCTGTCTCCCAGGAGGTAGGCCAAAACTTCTGGGTCACTATCTTAGATATGTTAAACCAAGTAGGCCCATTAGTTACAATCAGCTTTTTGGGAATAGCTGTATGTATCATTTATAGAAGAAGTATAAAGAAAGATGCTGCATAG
- a CDS encoding enoyl-CoA hydratase/isomerase family protein, with translation MSKTITYHKSSAGYGEICLNRPEKHNAISEEMVDELKSSLDTAKQDSITFLVITGAGEKIFSAGGDLNYLHGNLTSDEAFTHLYPMKEVLYEIVSFPVPTICLLNGDAWGGGCEIATACDIRISRETSRFGFVQTKLGIIPGWGGGVLLYEKVNPSFALQWLMEANAFDASELKERGWLQHIVSAEVWNDRDQLLQPYIQKSYDQMKIVKSQYKKKLSSLGLSSLMNEEVRNCSQLWDSMEHKEAVRQFFARKA, from the coding sequence TTGAGTAAAACGATTACATACCACAAATCTTCAGCAGGTTACGGAGAAATTTGTTTAAATAGACCCGAAAAACATAACGCAATATCTGAAGAAATGGTTGATGAATTAAAAAGTAGTCTGGACACAGCTAAACAGGATTCTATCACGTTTTTAGTTATAACCGGAGCGGGTGAAAAAATATTCTCCGCCGGTGGTGATCTAAATTATTTACATGGAAATCTAACATCAGATGAAGCTTTTACACATTTATACCCGATGAAAGAAGTTCTCTATGAAATTGTATCATTTCCTGTTCCTACAATCTGCCTGTTAAATGGAGATGCTTGGGGTGGAGGTTGTGAAATTGCAACTGCTTGTGATATTCGAATTTCAAGAGAGACAAGCAGGTTTGGTTTTGTGCAAACTAAACTTGGAATTATTCCCGGATGGGGCGGTGGCGTGCTTTTATATGAAAAAGTCAATCCAAGTTTTGCCTTGCAATGGTTGATGGAGGCGAATGCATTTGATGCAAGTGAGTTAAAAGAACGTGGCTGGCTACAACATATTGTTAGTGCTGAAGTTTGGAATGACCGCGATCAGTTATTACAACCGTATATTCAGAAATCTTATGATCAAATGAAAATAGTAAAGAGCCAATATAAGAAAAAACTATCCAGTCTTGGACTATCTTCTTTAATGAATGAAGAAGTTCGTAATTGTTCTCAACTATGGGATTCAATGGAACATAAAGAGGCTGTCCGGCAATTTTTCGCACGAAAAGCGTAA
- the mraZ gene encoding division/cell wall cluster transcriptional repressor MraZ, with protein sequence MFMGEFQHNFDTKGRIIVPSKFREELGASFVVTRGLDKCLFAYPMNEWKILEEKLKKLPLTKKDARAFTRFFFSGAVECEVDKQGRINIPQSLRNYAALDKECVVIGVSNRIEFWASENWEDYFNDSEESFAEIAENLMDFDI encoded by the coding sequence ATGTTCATGGGTGAATTCCAACACAACTTTGATACAAAAGGTAGAATCATTGTCCCTTCCAAGTTTCGTGAAGAACTTGGTGCGTCTTTTGTTGTGACCCGTGGACTTGATAAATGTCTGTTCGCTTATCCGATGAATGAATGGAAAATACTAGAGGAAAAACTTAAAAAACTACCGTTAACAAAAAAAGATGCCAGGGCATTCACACGGTTCTTCTTTTCCGGAGCAGTAGAATGCGAAGTGGATAAACAGGGAAGAATAAACATTCCACAATCTCTTAGAAATTACGCTGCATTAGACAAAGAATGTGTAGTAATAGGTGTATCTAATCGAATTGAATTCTGGGCTAGTGAGAATTGGGAAGATTACTTTAATGATTCTGAGGAATCTTTCGCTGAGATCGCTGAAAACTTAATGGACTTTGATATTTGA
- the rsmD gene encoding 16S rRNA (guanine(966)-N(2))-methyltransferase RsmD translates to MRVISGLYKGRRLKAVPGKSTRPTTDKVKEALFQVIGPYFQGGAVMDLFAGSGSLGIEAMSRGMDQAIFVDKHPKAIHTIHANVEALKLEEQTEVFKVDAFRALRAVAKRGLQFELILFDPPYKTVNYETYLNEIVQLQLLKKGGFIYCEHDVSENLPKSHDYFSVMKQENYGGMIGITIYEKI, encoded by the coding sequence ATGCGTGTAATTTCAGGACTATATAAGGGTAGACGATTAAAAGCTGTTCCGGGAAAATCTACAAGACCTACAACAGATAAGGTGAAAGAGGCCTTGTTCCAGGTTATCGGTCCATATTTTCAAGGTGGAGCTGTAATGGATTTATTTGCAGGTAGCGGTTCATTGGGCATTGAGGCAATGAGTAGAGGGATGGATCAAGCGATTTTTGTTGATAAGCATCCAAAAGCGATACATACTATTCATGCGAATGTAGAAGCATTGAAACTAGAGGAACAAACGGAGGTATTTAAAGTAGATGCATTTCGCGCACTGCGTGCCGTGGCCAAAAGAGGCTTACAATTTGAACTCATTTTATTTGACCCGCCGTACAAGACAGTAAATTATGAGACGTATTTAAATGAGATTGTTCAACTCCAATTACTAAAAAAAGGTGGATTCATCTATTGTGAGCATGATGTTTCTGAAAACCTACCAAAGAGCCATGACTATTTTTCTGTAATGAAACAAGAGAATTATGGCGGGATGATCGGAATTACCATTTATGAAAAGATTTAA